One Brassica oleracea var. oleracea cultivar TO1000 chromosome C7, BOL, whole genome shotgun sequence genomic window carries:
- the LOC106303476 gene encoding uncharacterized protein LOC106303476, giving the protein MEEFRTFLDSNDLTDLNCRGTFYTWNNSRPEDPILRKLDRALVNPVWLHQFPESLAIFDPPGDSDHSPCLISLSPSEHSGRKSFKYFSFVSTHSEFLARLQASWSQSVGTGSKLFLLGQRLKLAKECCRSLNREGFGNIQQRTKDALVELERIQNALLTVPTPELVTEESQAREVWSFFASAQENFFKLKSRIRWLKEGDSNTRFFHRAVMNRQSWNAIRYLRNSSGLRIFNQEQIKGMTVAYFKNLLGSENRGIEPMSVDEIRLTHPFRCSDSLASELTRLPTDEEIKEVFFKLPKSKAPGPDGFSVEFFLDAWEVVGVDSIQAVKEFFSSGRMLRKFNATTIALLPKMTGADELSKFRPVSCCSTIYKVVARLLKKRLKIFVSKAVQLNQVGFIKGRFLCENVLLASELVSGFHKRGQTTRGCLQIDLVKAYDNLNWEFMLNILKAFDLPEVFLNWIRECITTTSFSIAFNGELLDCFPGKKGLRQGDPISSLLFVLAMDILSKLLDKGAMDNRFGTHPQGNAPLITHMGFADDVLLFFDGTDQSLQGLLSILENFNKCSGLGINKSKCAVFFDGGDSGRSRASARVHGISQGPLIELLSVNAPRITGLAETATVREALMGNQWWLSSLRSRNPIISFLRDSLPDPVDILNSEVDDRYLWQIGGNAPRDSFSSSALWNYLYNQSPPVPWYSSDECRQHIFFDCPYSGEVWSFFYSRLHLSPPPLFEEGLRSHPWRICFWSKSAVVWRFGAVKLIVLPVDVSFSGGGGSYSSVTAGPCFREVEASSAPPSSVLSPGGEGSLSLASPALGVSVRWIGFGFRLWLVCGSRFVVPSGSRFCSVR; this is encoded by the exons CGATCTTCGATCCTCCAGGCGATTCGGATCATTCACCGTGTCTAATCTCACTATCTCCTTCAGAGCACTCTGGAAGAAAGAGCTTTAAGTACTTCTCCTTCGTCTCCACACATTCTGAATTCTTGGCCCGGTTGCAAGCCTCTTGGAGTCAATCTGTCGGTACAGGTTCTAAGCTCTTTCTTTTGGGTCAGCGATTGAAGCTAGCTAAAGAGTGTTGTCGTAGTCTGAATAGAGAAGGGTTTGGTAATATTCAGCAACGTACTAAGGATGCCCTAGTAGAGTTGGAAAGGATTCAGAACGCACTACTAACTGTTCCAACACCAGAACTGGTAACGGAGGAGTCTCAAGCTCGAGAGGTTTGGTCTTTCTTTGCTTCAGCGCAAGAGAACTTTTTCAAGCTTAAATCAAGAATTCGTTGGCTTAAAGAAGGGGATTCAAACACTAGATTCTTCCATCGAGCGGTTATGAACAGACAGTCTTGGAATGCTATCCGATACCTTAGGAACTCCTCAGGTCTTCGGATCTTCAATCAGGAACAAATCAAGGGCATGACTGTGGCTTATTTTAAGAATCTCTTAGGTTCAGAAAACAGGGGAATTGAGCCGATGTCAGTCGATGAGATTCGCCTTACGCATCCTTTCAGATGCTCTGACTCCTTAGCCTCTGAACTAACTCGTCTCCCAACTGATGAAGAGATCAAGGAAGTGTTTTTCAAACTGCCAAAGTCCAAAGCTCCGGGTCCCGACGGTTTCTCAGTGGAGTTTTTTCTAGATGCATGGGAGGTAGTTGGAGTAGATTCTATTCAAGCTGTTAAGGAGTTTTTCTCCTCAGGGAGAATGCTTCGGAAGTTTAATGCTACTACTATTGCTCTCTTGCCCAAGATGACAGGAGCTGATGAGCTATCTAAATTCAGACCGGTTTCTTGTTGCTCTACTATTTATAAGGTGGTTGCAAGACTTCTAAAGAAGCGGCTAAAGATCTTCGTCTCTAAGGCAGTCCAGCTGAACCAAGTAGGATTTATCAAGGGACGTTTCCTCTGCGAGAATGTCCTTTTGGCTTCTGAACTGGTGTCGGGTTTCCACAAACGAGGTCAAACAACGAGGGGCTGTCTTCAGATAGACTTGGTGAAAGCTTACGATAACCTCAATTGGGAGTTCATGCTCAACATTCTAAAGGCCTTTGATTTACCAGAAGTGTTTCTGAATTGGATCAGAGAGTGCATCACAACAACTTCCTTTAGCATTGCTTTTAATGGCGAGTTGCTGGATTGTTTTCCTGGCAAAAAAGGCCTGCGCCAAGGGGATCCAATATCATCTCTGCTGTTTGTTCTAGCAATGGATATTCTATCCAAGCTGTTGGATAAAGGAGCTATGGATAATCGGTTTGGTACTCACCCTCAAGGAAATGCTCCCCTCATCACTCATATGGGTTTCGCTGATGATGTTCTCCTCTTCTTCGACGGGACGGATCAGTCCTTGCAAGGTTTGCTGTCAATTCTGGAGAATTTTAATAAATGTTCCGGTCTGGGAATAAACAAGAGTAAGTGTGCGGTCTTCTTTGATGGAGGTGATTCTGGTCGCTCTCGAGCATCTGCTCGGGTTCATGGAATATCTCAAG GTCCTTTGATTGAACTATTGAGTGTTAATGCTCCAAGAATCACAGGCTTAGCAGAGACAGCGACAGTTCGTGAAGCTCTTATGGGTAATCAGTGGTGGTTAAGTTCGTTGAGATCAAGAAACCCTATTATATCCTTCTTAAGGGACTCTTTGCCGGATCCGGTGGATATTTTAAACTCTGAAGTGGATGATCGCTATCTTTGGCAGATTGGAGGGAACGCTCCTAGAGATAGCTTTTCCTCTTCGGCATTGTGGAATTACTTGTATAATCAGTCTCCGCCAGTACCTTGGTATAG CAGCGATGAATGTAGGCAACATATCTTCTTTGATTGTCCTTATAGTGGGGAGGTCTGGTCTTTCTTCTACTCTAGACTACATCTTTCTCCTCCTCCATTGTTTGAGGAAGGACTCAG GTCCCATCCGTGGCGGATCTGCTTCTGGAGTAAAAGCGCAGTCGTGTGGAGGTTTGGCGCAGTGAAGCTAATCGTCTTGCCAGTTGATGTTTCATTTTCGGGAGGTGGAGGCTCCTACAGCTCCGTCACCGCCGGTCCTTGTTTCCGGGAGGTGGAGGCTTCTTCAGCTCCACCGTCGTCGGTTTTGTCTCCGGGGGGTGAAGGCTCTCTCAGTCTTGCGTCACCGGCTTTAGGTGTTTCAGTTCGTTGGATCGGTTTTGGATTCCGCTTGTGGCTCGTGTGTGGTTCTCGGTTCGTGGTTCCAAGTGGTTCACGGTTTTGTTCAGTCAGATGA